One window from the genome of Parasteatoda tepidariorum isolate YZ-2023 chromosome 8, CAS_Ptep_4.0, whole genome shotgun sequence encodes:
- the LOC107443071 gene encoding UBX domain-containing protein 7, with protein MASTSNISINSENNAVLIDQFCSVTGADKDKAMKMLEVCNWNLEMAINMHVDSCPENPQNSTSNGTDEDNIRDPIPQSRAVLMEEDMNFHYGLRRTKRKPHAVFDGLRDFQAEAQLQGQNGQNESSMSKKRRTLEDLFRPPLDIMYRGSFESARDFGQVSNKWLLVNLQNAQEFSCQILNRDVWSNKTVKSLIKENFVFWQIYLDSSDGQRYTQFYKAFKFPHISVLDPQTGEKLVEWNEVTSTSIIELITLFLREHCAPDGSRVTVDQKRRFSVIDQSEEEQLKAALAASLKDVKPSTIVIDDDSDIETFDSDSESTNDKVSIVNLNSNENSNDVIDVVGLPESLNQESSLPAKSWKDFLGSKDDQVSDLVLRLPDGKKEQVSWPCTSKLECLLLYVEEIGYALENYELVTNYPRRNICQLDKCKSLQDVDLFPREMIFVQLKNHDS; from the coding sequence ATGGCTTCCACATCTAATATATCTATAAACTCCGAAAATAATGCTGTGCTCATTGATCAATTTTGCTCGGTAACTGGAGCGGATAAAGATAAAGCAATGAAAATGTTGGAAGTATGCAACTGGAATCTTGAAATGGCCATCAATATGCATGTAGACTCCTGCCCCGAGAATCCTCAGAATAGTACCAGTAATGGAACGGATGAAGATAACATCAGAGATCCGATACCCCAATCCAGAGCTGTGCTTATGGAAGAGGATATGAATTTCCATTACGGTCTTAGAAGAACCAAACGAAAACCACACGCAGTGTTTGATGGATTACGAGATTTCCAAGCTGAAGCCCAATTGCAAGGTCAGAATGGACAAAATGAAAGTAGTATGTCGAAAAAAAGACGGACTTTAGAAGACCTTTTTCGACCACCTTTAGATATAATGTACAGAGGTAGTTTTGAATCCGCAAGGGATTTTGGACAAGTGTCAAACAAATGGCTTTTGGTAAATCTTCAAAACGCCCAAGAGTTTTCATGCCAGATCCTAAATCGTGATGTCTGGAGCAATAAAACTGTAAAGTCTCTAATAAAGGAAAACTTCGTTTTCTGGCAAATTTATCTGGACAGCAGTGATGGACAAAGATATACACAGTTTTATAAAGCTTTCAAATTCCCTCATATTTCTGTTTTAGATCCACAAACTGGGGAAAAACTTGTAGAATGGAATGAAGTTACTTCTACCAGTATAATAGAATTAATCACACTGTTTTTACGTGAGCACTGTGCACCAGATGGATCAAGAGTTACAGTAGATCAAAAAAGACGTTTCAGTGTGATTGATCAAAGCGAAGAAGAGCAACTAAAAGCTGCTTTAGCAGCCTCACTTAAAGATGTAAAGCCGAGCACAATCGTTATAGATGATGACAGTGACATCGAAACATTTGATTCAGATTCAGAGAGTACTAATGACAAAGTGTCTATAGTGAATcttaattcaaatgaaaattccAATGATGTGATAGATGTTGTTGGACTCCCTGAAAGCCTAAATCAGGAAAGTTCTCTACCTGCCAAATCCTGGAAAGATTTCTTGGGAAGCAAAGATGATCAAGTGTCCGATTTAGTACTTAGGCTTCCAGATGGGAAAAAAGAGCAAGTTTCATGGCCATGTACATCAAAATTAGAATGCCTTTTGCTTTATGTTGAAGAAATCGGTTATGCTTTGGAAAATTATGAACTTGTTACCAATTATCCACGCCGTAACATTTGCCAATTAGATAAATGTAAATCTCTCCAAGATGTTGATTTGTTTCCCCGAGAAATGATTTTTGTGcagttaaaaaatcatgattcttaa
- the LOC107443049 gene encoding G patch domain-containing protein 11: MSDDEDDYMSASFLNVKEDIRPGLAFCKSTKRKLEIEKKQTASNEFHKTKSRKQLEEESRNTGMDSAISSNNKGFAMLQKMGYKPGMKLGPQKDTASDRGLMEPIRINIKKDRGGLGRDEEVKKHIERIKERREKLKVYKEKETEILTKEFRQRMRDARTYKRLMKDLHKCQKICEQLDKENDIKEPSRSWFWYTWEEDEELDEECDEQEEEDEEDDLSAEEKVEIITEYLRPTYFYCFWCSIKYNDFDDLEQNCPGPDKTDHDDLSS, from the coding sequence atgTCTGATGATGAGGATGATTACATGTCTGCTTCATTTCTAAATGTGAAAGAAGATATTCGTCCAGGTTTGGCATTTTGCAAAAGTACTAAGAGAAAGTTGGAAATTGAAAAGAAGCAAACTGCATCCAATgaatttcacaaaacaaaatctCGCAAACAGCTTGAAGAGGAATCCAGAAACACAGGTATGGATTCAGCCATTAGTTCTAATAATAAAGGTTTTGCAATGCTTCAGAAAATGGGATATAAACCAGGCATGAAACTAGGGCCACAAAAGGATACTGCGTCTGACCGTGGTCTGATGGAACCCATTCGtatcaatataaaaaaggaCCGCGGTGGTTTAGGCAGGGACGAAGAAGTTAAAAAGCACATTGAAAGGATTAAAGAGAggcgagaaaaattaaaagtttacaaGGAAAaggaaactgaaattttaacgAAGGAGTTTCGTCAAAGAATGAGAGATGCTAGGACCTATAAACGTTTAATGAAGGATCTACATAAGTGTCAGAAAATATGTGAGCAATTAGATaaagaaaatgacataaaagaACCATCAAGATCTTGGTTTTGGTATACTTGGGAGGAAGATGAAGAACTTGATGAAGAATGTGATGAACAAGAGGAAGAAGATGAGGAAGATGATCTTAGTGCAGaggaaaaagttgaaataattaCCGAATACTTAAGACCTACTTATTTCTATTGCTTTTGGTGTTCTATAAAGTATAATGACTTTGATGACTTGGAACAAAACTGTCCTGGGCCAGATAAGACTGATCATGATGATTTATcatcttga